In a genomic window of Hippoglossus stenolepis isolate QCI-W04-F060 chromosome 17, HSTE1.2, whole genome shotgun sequence:
- the gatad2b gene encoding transcriptional repressor p66-beta isoform X2, protein MERMSEEALRLNLLKRGLESPSEREEALAKRLKMEGHEAMERLKMLALLKRKDLADLAALEVAGPLGDGKGPGASSLHHQSLMGAAYEEKLNGSLRLGGHGGHGGHGGHGGHGGHGGHGGHGGHGGHGGHGGHGGLGSHVGPSKNGKENILDEPVDMSAGRRCDVEHDRRTPSPDVIILSDNEASSPRTTPRPEERLHQANLDMFKGKTGEERQQMIKALREELRLEEARLVLLKKLRQSQMQKENVVQKVPVVQNAASSVQPPAIHSSPGMGKLPMRPGLHNPEPQNLRTAQGHTVIRSAANANLPPMLMSQRVIAPNPSQLQGQRIPSKPGMSRSISGSMANAVSYQQASQQVAASQRSGSSAMYMNLAHMQAAAAAGGVAGGLGGASAVSPSTMSGSASGGVSSMADQASSQAAAKLALRKQLEKTLLEIPPPKPPAPLLHFLPSAANSEFIYMVGLEEVVQSVLDSQGKLRGTLARMEPFFCAQCRTDFTPHWKQEKSGRILCEQCMTSNQKKALKAEHTNRLKNAFVKALQQEQEIEQRLQQQAALSPSSVPTGPNASKTDTMIRHHALRQAPQPQASMQRGLSNSARGVLSNFAQASQLSVASSLMGMTSAKHCGSGGSSSSSSNRLQHDSRRQIYNIPGLNIAYLNPAAVGAHKSSSLADRQREYLLDMIPPRSISQSITGQK, encoded by the exons ATGGAGCGGATGTCTGAGGAGGCGCTGCGGCTCAACCTGCTGAAGCGAGGCCTGGAGTCCCCCAGCGAGCGAGAGGAGGCGCTGGCTAAGCGCCTCAAAATGGAGGGTCACGAGGCCATGGAGCGCCTCAAGATGCTGGCACTGCTAAAACGCAAGGACCTAGCTGACCTAGCAGCCCTGGAGGTCGCAGGGCCCCTGGGAGATGGGAAGGGCCCTGGAGCCAGCTCCCTCCACCACCAGAGCCTAATGGGTGCTGCTTATGAAGAGAAACTCAATGGGAGTCTAAGGCTGGGAGGCCATGGAGGCCATGGAGGCCATGGTGGCCATGGTGGCCATGGAGGCCATGGAGGCCATGGTGGCCATGGTGGCCATGGAGGCCATGGTGGCCATGGAGGTCATGGTGGCCTTGGCAGCCATGTTGGACCCAGTAAGAATGGGAAGGAGAACATCCTTGATGAGCCAGTGGATATGAGTGCTGGGAGAAGATG TGATGTGGAGCATGACAGACGAACTCCATCTCCAGATGTTATTATCCTATCAGACAATGAAGCGTCCAGTCCCAGAACAACACCTCGTCCTGAGGAGCGCCTACACCAGGCCAACCTGGACATGTTTAAG GGGAAGACcggagaggagaggcagcagaTGATCAAAGCTCTGAGAGAGGAGCTGCGTCTGGAGGAGGCTCGGCTGGTGCTGCTGAAGAAGCTCAGACAGAGTCAGATGCAGAAGGAGAACGTGGTGCAGAAG GTCCCGGTGGTCCAGAACGCTGCGTCCTCTGTTCAGCCTCCTGCCATCCACAGCTCTCCTGGCATGGGGAAGCTGCCCATGAGGCCGGGCCTGCACAACCCTGAGCCCCAGAACCTCCGTACTgcacag GGTCATACTGTCATCAGGTCAGCAGCCAATGCCAACCTGCCACCAATGCTAATGTCCCAGCGAGTGATAGCCCCCAACCCGTCCCAACTGCAAGGCCAGAGGATCCCCTCCAAGCCTGGGATGTCACGTTCCATCTCTGGCAGCATGGCCAATGCTGTCAGCTACCAGCAG GCAAGCCAGCAAGTGGCAGCTTCTCAGCGCTCAGGCTCCAGTGCCATGTACATGAACCTGGCCCACAtgcaagcagcagcagcggccggCGGGGTGGCGGGTGGCCTGGGCGGAGCTTCGGCTGTTAGCCCATCAACCATGTCCGGTTCAGCCAGCGGAGGGGTGAGCTCCATGGCCGACCAGGCCAGCAGCCAGGCAGCAGCCAAACTGGCCCTCAGGAAGCAGCTGGAGAAAACCCTGTTGGAGATCCCACCACCCAAACCCCCTGCCCCACTTCTCCACTTCCTACCCTCTGCCGCCAACAGCGAGTTCATCTACATGGTGGGCCTGGAGGAGGTGGTGCAGAGTGTGCTTGACAGTCAGG GTAAACTCAGAGGGACACTGGCCCGCATGGAGCCCTTCTTCTGTGCTCAGTGCAGAACTGACTTCACCCCTCACTGGAAGCAAGAGAAGAGTGGGCGAATCCTCTGTGAGCAGTGCATGACGTCCAATCAGAAGAAAGCTCTGAAGGCGGAGCACACCAACAGGCTGAAGAACGCGTTCGTGAAGgccctgcagcaggagcag gAGATTGAACAGAGGCTGCAACAGCAGGCAGCCCTCTCTCCCAGCTCAGTTCCTACAGGCCCCAACGCCTCTAAGACTGACACCATGATCCGACATCATGCCCTTCGCCAG GCTCCCCAGCCTCAGGCCTCAATGCAGAGAGGTCTGTCCAACTCGGCGCGAGGTGTTCTATCAAACTTCGCTCAGGCCTCCCAGCTGTCAGTGGCCAGCAGCCTCATGGGAATGACTAGTGCCAAGCACTGTGGAAGCggtggaagcagcagcagtagcagcaatAGACTGCAGCATGACAGCCGTCGCCAGATCTACAACATCCCAG GGTTAAATATTGCCTATCTGAACCCAGCGGCAGTTGGAGCGCATAAGAGCTCCAGCTTAGCAGACCGGCAGAGAGAGTACCTGTTGGACATGATCCCACCTCGATCCATATCGCAGTCCATCACCGGACAGAAATGA
- the gatad2b gene encoding transcriptional repressor p66-beta isoform X1 — protein sequence MERMSEEALRLNLLKRGLESPSEREEALAKRLKMEGHEAMERLKMLALLKRKDLADLAALEVAGPLGDGKGPGASSLHHQSLMGAAYEEKLNGSLRLGGHGGHGGHGGHGGHGGHGGHGGHGGHGGHGGHGGHGGLGSHVGPSKNGKENILDEPVDMSAGRRCDVEHDRRTPSPDVIILSDNEASSPRTTPRPEERLHQANLDMFKGKTGEERQQMIKALREELRLEEARLVLLKKLRQSQMQKENVVQKVPVVQNAASSVQPPAIHSSPGMGKLPMRPGLHNPEPQNLRTAQGHTVIRSAANANLPPMLMSQRVIAPNPSQLQGQRIPSKPGMSRSISGSMANAVSYQQASQQVAASQRSGSSAMYMNLAHMQAAAAAGGVAGGLGGASAVSPSTMSGSASGGVSSMADQASSQAAAKLALRKQLEKTLLEIPPPKPPAPLLHFLPSAANSEFIYMVGLEEVVQSVLDSQGKLRGTLARMEPFFCAQCRTDFTPHWKQEKSGRILCEQCMTSNQKKALKAEHTNRLKNAFVKALQQEQEIEQRLQQQAALSPSSVPTGPNASKTDTMIRHHALRQVHMFPAQAPQPQASMQRGLSNSARGVLSNFAQASQLSVASSLMGMTSAKHCGSGGSSSSSSNRLQHDSRRQIYNIPGLNIAYLNPAAVGAHKSSSLADRQREYLLDMIPPRSISQSITGQK from the exons ATGGAGCGGATGTCTGAGGAGGCGCTGCGGCTCAACCTGCTGAAGCGAGGCCTGGAGTCCCCCAGCGAGCGAGAGGAGGCGCTGGCTAAGCGCCTCAAAATGGAGGGTCACGAGGCCATGGAGCGCCTCAAGATGCTGGCACTGCTAAAACGCAAGGACCTAGCTGACCTAGCAGCCCTGGAGGTCGCAGGGCCCCTGGGAGATGGGAAGGGCCCTGGAGCCAGCTCCCTCCACCACCAGAGCCTAATGGGTGCTGCTTATGAAGAGAAACTCAATGGGAGTCTAAGGCTGGGAGGCCATGGAGGCCATGGAGGCCATGGTGGCCATGGTGGCCATGGAGGCCATGGAGGCCATGGTGGCCATGGTGGCCATGGAGGCCATGGTGGCCATGGAGGTCATGGTGGCCTTGGCAGCCATGTTGGACCCAGTAAGAATGGGAAGGAGAACATCCTTGATGAGCCAGTGGATATGAGTGCTGGGAGAAGATG TGATGTGGAGCATGACAGACGAACTCCATCTCCAGATGTTATTATCCTATCAGACAATGAAGCGTCCAGTCCCAGAACAACACCTCGTCCTGAGGAGCGCCTACACCAGGCCAACCTGGACATGTTTAAG GGGAAGACcggagaggagaggcagcagaTGATCAAAGCTCTGAGAGAGGAGCTGCGTCTGGAGGAGGCTCGGCTGGTGCTGCTGAAGAAGCTCAGACAGAGTCAGATGCAGAAGGAGAACGTGGTGCAGAAG GTCCCGGTGGTCCAGAACGCTGCGTCCTCTGTTCAGCCTCCTGCCATCCACAGCTCTCCTGGCATGGGGAAGCTGCCCATGAGGCCGGGCCTGCACAACCCTGAGCCCCAGAACCTCCGTACTgcacag GGTCATACTGTCATCAGGTCAGCAGCCAATGCCAACCTGCCACCAATGCTAATGTCCCAGCGAGTGATAGCCCCCAACCCGTCCCAACTGCAAGGCCAGAGGATCCCCTCCAAGCCTGGGATGTCACGTTCCATCTCTGGCAGCATGGCCAATGCTGTCAGCTACCAGCAG GCAAGCCAGCAAGTGGCAGCTTCTCAGCGCTCAGGCTCCAGTGCCATGTACATGAACCTGGCCCACAtgcaagcagcagcagcggccggCGGGGTGGCGGGTGGCCTGGGCGGAGCTTCGGCTGTTAGCCCATCAACCATGTCCGGTTCAGCCAGCGGAGGGGTGAGCTCCATGGCCGACCAGGCCAGCAGCCAGGCAGCAGCCAAACTGGCCCTCAGGAAGCAGCTGGAGAAAACCCTGTTGGAGATCCCACCACCCAAACCCCCTGCCCCACTTCTCCACTTCCTACCCTCTGCCGCCAACAGCGAGTTCATCTACATGGTGGGCCTGGAGGAGGTGGTGCAGAGTGTGCTTGACAGTCAGG GTAAACTCAGAGGGACACTGGCCCGCATGGAGCCCTTCTTCTGTGCTCAGTGCAGAACTGACTTCACCCCTCACTGGAAGCAAGAGAAGAGTGGGCGAATCCTCTGTGAGCAGTGCATGACGTCCAATCAGAAGAAAGCTCTGAAGGCGGAGCACACCAACAGGCTGAAGAACGCGTTCGTGAAGgccctgcagcaggagcag gAGATTGAACAGAGGCTGCAACAGCAGGCAGCCCTCTCTCCCAGCTCAGTTCCTACAGGCCCCAACGCCTCTAAGACTGACACCATGATCCGACATCATGCCCTTCGCCAGGTACACATGTTTCCTGCCCAA GCTCCCCAGCCTCAGGCCTCAATGCAGAGAGGTCTGTCCAACTCGGCGCGAGGTGTTCTATCAAACTTCGCTCAGGCCTCCCAGCTGTCAGTGGCCAGCAGCCTCATGGGAATGACTAGTGCCAAGCACTGTGGAAGCggtggaagcagcagcagtagcagcaatAGACTGCAGCATGACAGCCGTCGCCAGATCTACAACATCCCAG GGTTAAATATTGCCTATCTGAACCCAGCGGCAGTTGGAGCGCATAAGAGCTCCAGCTTAGCAGACCGGCAGAGAGAGTACCTGTTGGACATGATCCCACCTCGATCCATATCGCAGTCCATCACCGGACAGAAATGA